A region of the Aethina tumida isolate Nest 87 chromosome 3, icAetTumi1.1, whole genome shotgun sequence genome:
TTCAGGACATACCATAACTTATGGCTCCTTTGTTTGAGGATATGAATTCAAGACTCGCCTTGCTAAACTTGAATGAGTTGAGATTATGTAGCTTCGTATGGCAGAAAACGTTACCCCTTCATTACCTCTTCAAAACCCTTAACAAATACGTGAAACTACTTCAGAGATGTTGGGCACAAAGGAGATATGAATAAATACCTGTAAATGTTATAACACCTTCATGAAACttcaataattactttaaacttattaattaaggaTTCATAATTGGGGTTATATTGATTACTCAGAAGATATAACTGTTGAACTATTGATTCATtagtgaaattataattataaaaagacaaattactaattacagtattgttttattagtaaaaactcCTGATTTATTAgaggaatttattaatttattagaggaaactatttaataatcagTCAAATTATGGACTTACTGATCAATTAGAATCAGAATTTGATAGATCTGTGAAATTAATAAGTTGAATTGGACTGATTATCAGTGGAAAAGCTATGATGGAAAGTAATCAGTATAGATTCAAACTTAGACAGtacctttataaattattatttattggtttacCTTTGGCATACAACAGTTCAATACCTTATTCAAATTCCCCCCGTTTGAAATTGCAGTGCCGGAAAACAATGGAGCCGGGaagctttataaataaaacataaaactaataataaatcacgATTGTTGGAGGCACCGAGTGAAACATCAAAGGTGTGAATATTTGTCCAGAAAATCACGAGCAAATTGCGTTTGGTGTCCCGGAATTGTTCGCGTTTGATTTCGAACGGCACACCGGAGAATTCCTTTGGTGCCGGGGCGAAAATATCGGGCGCCAGTTGGAAAACTGCCAATCGcctgatgtatttttattacggCACGTTAAATTTTCTTGCCACGTACAATTTTAAAGCGGATTGCGTTTTATTTCGGCCCCGCGAAAACAAAATACTGTTGCGGTTAACTACACGGGCATAAACCCCTTTACGAGTCCGCTCTTTAATTCATTGCTAATGCTGAGGACTCTGCATGTGCTTCGGTGGGAGTTAATGAAAGGATGTGTGCATTAATGAGATTTGTTAAAACAaagactaattattatttcccacCTCCAAACCCCTTTGTTCAACTGTTCAAttagttgttaattaatttagttttaaagctTCACACACCttcaaaacatattattaGGATTGTCAATGTCAAAGTAGTCAAATTTgctgaaaaacaataaaatgtccGCACTAGAAAACCAGTTGCTACACGTGAGCAAGCTCCTCGAAAACCAAATAGACACAGCCATCGACCAAATCGACAACTTAGACGCCAAAGACCTGGAACAAATCCGAAAGGCCCGCGTGGAGGAGATGAAGAAACTCGAGGGCAAAAAGCGTGAGTGGCTGCTCAACGGACACGGCAAATACGACCAACTGGGCGAAGAGAAATTGTTCTTTGATGTCATAAAACGGTCCGACAACGTGGTGATACACTTCTTCACCCACAGCTCATTCAGGTGTGAGATCGTTGATAAGCACCTAAAAATTTTGGCTCCAAAGCACATCGAGGCCCTGTTCACCAAACTCGACGCTGAGAAGTGTCCTTTTCTGGCTCAGAAGCTCAAAATCAAAGTCATCCCttcgataattttaattcaaaatggaATTATGGTTGATAGAATAATCGGATTTACACAATTGGGTAACAGGGATGACTTTACCACTGAAGTGTTAGAGTGGAGAATTGCTCAGAACAACGTGATTAATTATGATGGTGATCTGACCACACCACCAGATCAGCAAAAGAAGAAATCAACAAAGTCGACAATCAGGGATGGCTTTTACAACGGAGATGacgatgatgatgattttaatattgaacaaGAAGCAACTGTCAAAAACAATTTGGAACCTGAACAAGGAATTAAGTTCCAAAGTGAGTACCTCTCTACAGAACTTACAGAGGAAGAAGCTGCTGAATTGGGACTCGATTAAATTATGCTTTATACATATCTGAACttcattttaatacatatacatttaataaaactgattcCACTATTTATTTCCCTCTTATTTATATtggagtttaaaatttatcaatacaaTAAGAAGAACTGAGAGGGCACTTGTCTACAGAACTTACAGAAGAGGAAGCTGTGATTGGATGATTAAATAATCTAcagtgatttttattaaagtctgagctatatacatacattttcaGACTTAATTTTACgttaaattaagtacattttaatgttgtttgATGTTTAGAATTTTTACGTGGCCATTTCCTCCCGAGTTGTCCCTTTCCTGTCGTCACAGAGCTAAGTATGATTCGTTTAAACAAGGGTGCTTGCGCCTGGCACTCTTGATTGTTGAACCGAATGATAATAACGACAAAACAGGGGGTGGAAGACGCACTTGTTGACGTACTCGGGCTATTTTGCGTGGCGGCGTGTGCAAATGGTAGATAAGATATTCAAAGCTTCGTAGTTGAATTAACAACACACAATTTCGCCCCACAAAAGATacgaattaaattgttattgaaattttattcgaGCCAACAATAACAAGGAGGTTAGGTAGTTGTTTCGGGGGTTGTATTGATCATCACACATGTTAGGACCAACccttaataaatcatttatcagCTGCGGATATTTGAGATGGGATTGGAGCTGAACACAATCGGAATGTTCGGGTGCTAAGACGGTTTGCACTCTTCGtaattgaattgttaattaaccgTTTCCATGGGCCGACGAGAATCTTGATCTCAATCCCAAGAATTGGGGGGTtcgtgttaaatattaaagaaagcCTAAagaactgatttatttattggagtGAACTCTTCCAGAGATTTTCACACCCAATTAATTCGACACCTGAACTGTTCCATTTTGATTAGCGAATTAAAGTTGTGAATTccgtttagtttaaatttctaaaacattgttttaatgaattttgtttCGGTCGCGTCCGCATTTCTGCCGAGATTTCTGATGAATTCGTGTGCCGGTGacgtgaaattaaattttgaaaggaaAAGTTTTATAGGACAGTAAAATTAcgcattaaaacttttatatgtgACCATAACTTTTACACCATTAATCGTGTGTGTTTTggattagaaaatatattaaaaatttacgtcCGCATAATAATCTCCGTCTATTacttaagattaattaaattagatgaaaatatatatataaattagtataattgaCAATAAATGAATGTCTGAGATAAGACTAGTTTATgacaaatcaataataaacaattaaattgtggTTCACCTAAACTATTCCactataaagtaataaatttaacacttgGAACATTTGGTTCCAATTATGGCGAAGGCGCTGAGTGTGCATTCAAAATCTAATGATTTAATGGACGAGTTTGAAGTAATTGatgtaaattagtaaaaacaattaaactaattcaataatttgacagttttatttaatcatcaatattttccactaataaataaataaattttattgattaattagaagtttataCTAATAAATCAGTAAGATTcacaataatcaataatttgacTGATGAATCAGTAAGTTCCACCAATAATTAATCTGTAAGTTTCACTGAATTaccaataatttgaataattaataagtaattttaaccaattaatAAGGAAGTTCCATCGATTAATCAGTAGTTTTCACTAAtgaatcattaaatttcactGATTAATCAGaagtttttactaataaatcagtaaattCCACAGTAGTCAGTAATCTGactaaaaataagtaagtatCACTAATAATTCATAAGTTTAACTCATTAATATGTAAGTTTCACTGAATAaccaataatttaactaattaatcagtaatttCAACCAGTTAATAAGGAAGTTTCATCAATTAATCAGTAGTTTTCACTAATGAATCACTAAATTTccctgattaattaaaagtttttactaataaaccAGTAAGTTCCACAGTAATCAGTAATTTgactaaaaaataagtaagtatCACTAATAATTCATAAGTTTAACTCATTAATCTGTAAGTTTCACTGAATAaccaataatttaactaattaatcagtaatttCAACCAGT
Encoded here:
- the LOC109604511 gene encoding thioredoxin domain-containing protein 9, which translates into the protein MSALENQLLHVSKLLENQIDTAIDQIDNLDAKDLEQIRKARVEEMKKLEGKKREWLLNGHGKYDQLGEEKLFFDVIKRSDNVVIHFFTHSSFRCEIVDKHLKILAPKHIEALFTKLDAEKCPFLAQKLKIKVIPSIILIQNGIMVDRIIGFTQLGNRDDFTTEVLEWRIAQNNVINYDGDLTTPPDQQKKKSTKSTIRDGFYNGDDDDDDFNIEQEATVKNNLEPEQGIKFQSEYLSTELTEEEAAELGLD